The Campylobacterota bacterium genome window below encodes:
- the smpB gene encoding SsrA-binding protein SmpB, which produces MGETIATNKKAFFDYHIEEKFEAGLELMGSEVKAIRAGRVNLKDGFVKIVKGEAFVFNVHIGHLETTHRHYGHEERRARKLLLHKKQIDKMFKAVEKEGFTLVPLSLYFNDRNIAKMQVAIVKGKKLYDKREDLKQKDIKRDIERALKGE; this is translated from the coding sequence ATGGGTGAAACGATCGCCACCAATAAAAAAGCTTTTTTTGACTACCACATCGAAGAGAAGTTCGAAGCGGGACTCGAACTGATGGGGAGCGAAGTCAAAGCGATCCGTGCGGGGCGCGTCAACCTCAAAGACGGCTTTGTGAAAATCGTCAAAGGGGAAGCCTTCGTTTTCAACGTTCACATCGGCCACCTCGAAACGACCCACCGCCATTACGGCCACGAAGAGCGCCGGGCACGCAAACTTCTCCTGCACAAAAAACAGATCGACAAAATGTTTAAAGCGGTTGAGAAAGAGGGATTTACCCTGGTTCCGCTCAGCCTCTACTTCAACGACCGCAACATCGCCAAAATGCAGGTGGCGATCGTCAAAGGGAAAAAACTTTACGACAAACGCGAAGACCTCAAACAAAAAGACATCAAACGCGATATCGAAAGAGCCCTGAAGGGGGAATGA